A genomic segment from Castor canadensis chromosome 1, mCasCan1.hap1v2, whole genome shotgun sequence encodes:
- the LOC109702149 gene encoding olfactory receptor 4C11-like, which produces MVTNHSVTEFILSGLTQDAGKQKVVFGIFLILYLMTLLWNILILVTIKRSQSLGSPMYFFLFYLSFSDVCFSTTTAPRLIVDALSQRKIISYSECMIQNFSSHFFGCMDIFVLILMSFDRYVAICKPLRYRTIMSQHICHALVNLAWAGSFIHSSAQLFLALKLPFCGPNVIDHFFCDVEPLLKLACMDTYVINLLIVFNSGAICLLSFVILLISYIFILHSLRNRSTEGRRKAFSTCTSHIIVIILFFVPCIFTYTRPPTTFPMDKMVAVFYTIGTPLLNPLIYTLRNTEVKNAMRKLIVV; this is translated from the coding sequence ATGGTGACTAACCACAGTGTGACTGAATTCATTCTGTCTGGGTTGACACAAGATGCTGGAAAGCAGAAGGTAGTATTTGGGATTTTCTTGATTCTTTACCTTATGACGCTATTGTGGAATATTCTCATTTTGGTGACCattaaaagaagccagtcactTGGAagtcccatgtacttcttcctgttCTACCTATCCTTTTCTGATGTTTGCTTCTCTACAACCACAGCCCCACGATTGATTGTGGATGCCCTTTCACAGAGGAAAATAATTTCCTACAGTGAGTGCATGATCCAGAACTTTTCAAGCCATTTCTTTGGGTGCATGGACATATTTGTGCTTATCCTCATGTCATTTGATCgatatgtggccatctgtaagcCTCTGAGATACAGAACCATCATGAGCCAACATATATGTCATGCATTGGTGAATCTGGCCTGGGCAGGGTCTTTTATCCATTCCTCAGCACAGCTTTTCTTGGCTTTGAAATTACCTTTCTGTGGCCCCAATGTAATtgatcactttttctgtgatgtagaaCCTTTGTTGAAACTTGCCTGCATGGACACTTATGTCATTAATCTACTGATAGTGTTTAATAGTGGTGCCATATGCCTGTTGAGTTTTGTAATCCTTCTTATCtcctacattttcattttacattctcTGAGAAACCGGAGcacagaaggaagaaggaaagcctTCTCTACTTGCACCTCCCACATCATTGTTATCATCTTATTTTTTGTTCCATGTATCTTCACATATACTCGCCCTCCAACCACATTTCCAATGGACAAGATGGTGGCCGTGTTTTATACTATTGGGACACCCTTGCTCAACCCTCTGATCTATACTCTGAGGAATACAGAAGTGAAAAATGCCATGAGAAAATTAATTGTGGTGTAG